In Prunus dulcis chromosome 2, ALMONDv2, whole genome shotgun sequence, a single genomic region encodes these proteins:
- the LOC117618634 gene encoding metacaspase-1-like isoform X1, protein MIFRTMITTSSLPLPSDSLTMSMPVQCSKCHKNVQLLPPGPPSMCCHVATYTAPYSYSHHYPPHQLPLTALPPPPYSHLPPRPPLFARVCKRAVICAVSYKNSKHELKGCINDANCMRYLLVNRFHFPESSILMLTEEEADPDRHPSKQNMIKALYWLVQDCQPGDSLVFHYSGHGKRKKNNTGDEVDGYDEYLCPLDFKTGELISDNEINAIIVRPLPHGVKLHAFIDACHSGTALDLPFLCRMDRSKRYLWEDHRPPSGVWKGTNGGKAICFSGCDDHQTSADASALSNTTPTGAMTFSFIQAIEHGHGTTYGDILSSMQYTIRNAENEDTATGTSPPLIMTRRGSLAAGFTQEPQLTASEKFKLKKPFSL, encoded by the exons ATGATTTTTAGGACAATGATCACAACATCTTCTCTTCCCTTACCCTCAGACTCTCTCACTATGTCGATGCCTGTTCAGTGCTCAAAATGCCATAAAAATGTGCAGCTACTACCACCAGGCCCACCCTCCATGTGCTGCCATGTTGCCACCTATACAGCTCCATACTCCTACTCCCACCACTATCCACCTCATCAACTGCCACTCACCGCCCTGCCTCCACCCCCTTACAGCCACTTGCCGCCCAGGCCACCTCTGTTCGCCCGTGTATGCAAGCGAGCTGTGATATGTGCTGTGTCTTATAAGAACTCCAAGCATGAGCTTAAGGGGTGCATTAACGATGCAAACTGCATGAGGTATTTGCTTGTCAACAGGTTCCACTTCCCAGAGTCCTCCATTCTCATGCTCACTG AAGAAGAGGCTGATCCTGATAGGCATCCATCCAAACAAAATATGATAAAGGCTCTGTATTGGCTTGTGCAAGATTGTCAACCAGGAGATTCTTTAGTATTTCATTATTCCGGTCATGGAAAACGCAAGAAGAACAACACTGGGGATGAGGTGGATGGATATGATGAATACCTGTGCCCGTTGGATTTTAAGACTGGGGAACTGATTTCGGACAATGAGATCAATGCAATAATTGTCAGACCTCTTCCTCATGGGGTTAAGCTCCATGCATTTATAGATGCTTGCCATAGTGGTACTGCTCTAGATTTGCCATTCCTCTGTAGAATGGACAG AAGTAAGAGATATCTGTGGGAGGACCATCGGCCTCCATCCGGTGTTTGGAAAGGGACAAATGGTGGGAAGGCTATTTGCTTCAGTGGCTGTGATGATCACCAGACCTCTGCTGATGCTTCA GCTCTGTCAAATACTACTCCAACTGGTGCAATGACTTTCTCTTTCATACAAGCCATTGAGCATGGACATGGAACTACATATGGAGACATCCTGAGTTCAATGCAATATACCATCCGCAATGCAGAGAATGAAGACACTGCCACTGGGACATCTCCTCCTCTCATTATGACTAGAAGAGGGAGTCTTGCTGCCGGGTTTACACAG GAGCCACAGctaactgcaagtgaaaagtTTAAGCTGAAGAAGCCATTCTCCCTGTGA
- the LOC117618634 gene encoding metacaspase-1-like isoform X2: protein MSMPVQCSKCHKNVQLLPPGPPSMCCHVATYTAPYSYSHHYPPHQLPLTALPPPPYSHLPPRPPLFARVCKRAVICAVSYKNSKHELKGCINDANCMRYLLVNRFHFPESSILMLTEEEADPDRHPSKQNMIKALYWLVQDCQPGDSLVFHYSGHGKRKKNNTGDEVDGYDEYLCPLDFKTGELISDNEINAIIVRPLPHGVKLHAFIDACHSGTALDLPFLCRMDRSKRYLWEDHRPPSGVWKGTNGGKAICFSGCDDHQTSADASALSNTTPTGAMTFSFIQAIEHGHGTTYGDILSSMQYTIRNAENEDTATGTSPPLIMTRRGSLAAGFTQEPQLTASEKFKLKKPFSL, encoded by the exons ATGTCGATGCCTGTTCAGTGCTCAAAATGCCATAAAAATGTGCAGCTACTACCACCAGGCCCACCCTCCATGTGCTGCCATGTTGCCACCTATACAGCTCCATACTCCTACTCCCACCACTATCCACCTCATCAACTGCCACTCACCGCCCTGCCTCCACCCCCTTACAGCCACTTGCCGCCCAGGCCACCTCTGTTCGCCCGTGTATGCAAGCGAGCTGTGATATGTGCTGTGTCTTATAAGAACTCCAAGCATGAGCTTAAGGGGTGCATTAACGATGCAAACTGCATGAGGTATTTGCTTGTCAACAGGTTCCACTTCCCAGAGTCCTCCATTCTCATGCTCACTG AAGAAGAGGCTGATCCTGATAGGCATCCATCCAAACAAAATATGATAAAGGCTCTGTATTGGCTTGTGCAAGATTGTCAACCAGGAGATTCTTTAGTATTTCATTATTCCGGTCATGGAAAACGCAAGAAGAACAACACTGGGGATGAGGTGGATGGATATGATGAATACCTGTGCCCGTTGGATTTTAAGACTGGGGAACTGATTTCGGACAATGAGATCAATGCAATAATTGTCAGACCTCTTCCTCATGGGGTTAAGCTCCATGCATTTATAGATGCTTGCCATAGTGGTACTGCTCTAGATTTGCCATTCCTCTGTAGAATGGACAG AAGTAAGAGATATCTGTGGGAGGACCATCGGCCTCCATCCGGTGTTTGGAAAGGGACAAATGGTGGGAAGGCTATTTGCTTCAGTGGCTGTGATGATCACCAGACCTCTGCTGATGCTTCA GCTCTGTCAAATACTACTCCAACTGGTGCAATGACTTTCTCTTTCATACAAGCCATTGAGCATGGACATGGAACTACATATGGAGACATCCTGAGTTCAATGCAATATACCATCCGCAATGCAGAGAATGAAGACACTGCCACTGGGACATCTCCTCCTCTCATTATGACTAGAAGAGGGAGTCTTGCTGCCGGGTTTACACAG GAGCCACAGctaactgcaagtgaaaagtTTAAGCTGAAGAAGCCATTCTCCCTGTGA
- the LOC117618636 gene encoding uncharacterized protein LOC117618636: MPSTPLQLSGFLSGDTIEVKGDTGNLKFSVQFSVQKKHTPDHQNHSLLNSLDANACYPENHFSENSSFSSYMTPNAVQEVEDHQSASCTQPSKGNEIIESTETRNIVTRLRSGVMSPVNYFPPISSGRSLMRPCCGGSEKSRKKNRGKLDVFERLLRRHSSPIKPCTSYSFFVMATWGVVKSSSFGETSKQLGRMWCQLPQTEKRLYEEMAMKDNARYKMQCMQLMGKPLRVLQKGRRSG; encoded by the exons ATGCCTTCAACACCTCTCCAACTGTCTGGTTTTCTCAGTGGAGACACCATTGAAGTCAAAGGGGACACTGGGAATTTGAAATTCTCAGTACAATTCAGTGTGCAGAAAAAACATACACCTGATCATCAGAACCACAGCCTCCTCAACTCTCTGGATGCAAATGCATGTTACCCAGAAAACCATTTCTCTGAgaattcaagtttttcttcatATATGACCCCAAATGCTGTTCAAGAAGTGGAAGATCACCAAAGTGCTTCTTGTACACAACCTTCAAAGGGTAATGAAATAATTGAGTCTACTGAGACAAGAAATATTGTGACAAGGCTGAGGAGTGGGGTGATGTCTCCTGTCAACTATTTTCCTCCAATATCATCAGGCAGGAGTTTAATGAGGCCTTGTTGTGGTGGGAGTGAGAAATCAAGgaagaaaaacagaggaaagCTTGATGTGTTTGAGAGACTGCTTAGAAGGCATAGTTCCCCTATAAAGCCATGCACTTCTTATTCTTTCTTTGTGATGGCAACTTGGGGTGTTGTTAAGTCCTCTTCATTTGGTGAAACAAGTAAGCAACTTGGTCGAATGTGGTGCCAACTCCCTCAAACCGAGAAAAGG TTGTACGAGGAGATGGCTATGAAGGACAATGCAAGGTACAAGATGCAATGCATGCAGTTGATGGGAAAGCCACTCAGAGTACTGCAAAAAGGTAGAAGAAGTGGATAG
- the LOC117617880 gene encoding superoxide dismutase [Fe], chloroplastic isoform X2, which yields MVAPVAVAVAATTALAKPSSLTCALVPSWQGLRGSLGPARSLQWPKKQRQCRRKAGGTSVTAQFELKPPPYPLDALEPHMSKETLEYHWGKHHRGYVDNLNKLIAGTELDELSLEDIILATYNKGDLLPPFNHAAQIWNHDFFWESMKPGGGGKPSGELLELINRDFGSFERFVEDLRSAAATQFGSGWAWLAYKANRLDVGNAVNPKPSDEDKRLVVVKSPNAVNPLIWDYSPLLTIDVWEHAYYLDFQNRRADYISIFLEKLVSWEAVSSRLEIAKARAAEREEAEERKKREEEEKTSDGEVEEIYVDNKSDDSETE from the exons ATGGTAGCACCAGTAGCAGTTGCAGTAGCGGCAACAACAGCGCTAGCCAAGCCTAGTTCGCTAACGTGCGCACTGGTTCCATCATGGCAAG GGCTTCGTGGAAGTCTGGGACCAGCTCGAAGCTTGCAATGGCCAAAGAAACAG AGACAATGCAGAAGGAAAGCCGGTGGCACTAGTGTTACTGCCCAATTTGAGCTAAAGCCTCCTCCATATCCACTG GATGCACTGGAGCCGCACATGAGCAAGGAGACCTTAGAATATCACTGGGGGAAGCACCATAGGGGTTATGTGGATAACCTAAACAAGTTAATAGCAGGAACTGAACTAGATGAATTGTCATTGGAAGATATCATACTTGCTACATACAACAAGGGGGATCTTCTCCCGCCTTTCAACCATGCAGCACAG ATCTGGAACCATGACTTCTTCTGGGAATCAATGAAACCAGGTGGTGGAGGAAAGCCATCAGGTGAACTTCTAGAATTAATTAATAGAGATTTTGGTTCTTTTGAGAGATTCGTTGAAGATCTAAGGTCAGCTGCAGCTACACAGTTTGGTTCTGGTTGGGCATGGCTTGCAT aTAAAGCAAATAGACTTGATGTTGGAAATGCAGTAAATCCTAAACCATCAGATGAAGACAAGAGGCTTGTAGTTGTGAAGAGTCCTAATGCCGTAAACCCCCTTATTTGGGATTATTCT CCGCTCCTTACTATTGATGTTTGGGAG CATGCTTACTACCTTGATTTTCAG AACCGACGGGCTGATTACATATCAATCTTTCTGGAGAAACTTGTATCGTGGGAAGCAGTCAGTTCTAGGCTTGAAATCGCAAAGGCTCGAGCTGCTGAAAGAGAGGAAGcagaagaaaggaagaaaagagaggaagaggagaaaaCATCAGATGGCGAAGTTGAAGAGATTTATGTGGACAACAAGAGTGATGACTCAGAGACTGAATGA
- the LOC117617880 gene encoding superoxide dismutase [Fe], chloroplastic isoform X1 has protein sequence MVAPVAVAVAATTALAKPSSLTCALVPSWQGLRGSLGPARSLQWPKKQQRQCRRKAGGTSVTAQFELKPPPYPLDALEPHMSKETLEYHWGKHHRGYVDNLNKLIAGTELDELSLEDIILATYNKGDLLPPFNHAAQIWNHDFFWESMKPGGGGKPSGELLELINRDFGSFERFVEDLRSAAATQFGSGWAWLAYKANRLDVGNAVNPKPSDEDKRLVVVKSPNAVNPLIWDYSPLLTIDVWEHAYYLDFQNRRADYISIFLEKLVSWEAVSSRLEIAKARAAEREEAEERKKREEEEKTSDGEVEEIYVDNKSDDSETE, from the exons ATGGTAGCACCAGTAGCAGTTGCAGTAGCGGCAACAACAGCGCTAGCCAAGCCTAGTTCGCTAACGTGCGCACTGGTTCCATCATGGCAAG GGCTTCGTGGAAGTCTGGGACCAGCTCGAAGCTTGCAATGGCCAAAGAAACAG CAGAGACAATGCAGAAGGAAAGCCGGTGGCACTAGTGTTACTGCCCAATTTGAGCTAAAGCCTCCTCCATATCCACTG GATGCACTGGAGCCGCACATGAGCAAGGAGACCTTAGAATATCACTGGGGGAAGCACCATAGGGGTTATGTGGATAACCTAAACAAGTTAATAGCAGGAACTGAACTAGATGAATTGTCATTGGAAGATATCATACTTGCTACATACAACAAGGGGGATCTTCTCCCGCCTTTCAACCATGCAGCACAG ATCTGGAACCATGACTTCTTCTGGGAATCAATGAAACCAGGTGGTGGAGGAAAGCCATCAGGTGAACTTCTAGAATTAATTAATAGAGATTTTGGTTCTTTTGAGAGATTCGTTGAAGATCTAAGGTCAGCTGCAGCTACACAGTTTGGTTCTGGTTGGGCATGGCTTGCAT aTAAAGCAAATAGACTTGATGTTGGAAATGCAGTAAATCCTAAACCATCAGATGAAGACAAGAGGCTTGTAGTTGTGAAGAGTCCTAATGCCGTAAACCCCCTTATTTGGGATTATTCT CCGCTCCTTACTATTGATGTTTGGGAG CATGCTTACTACCTTGATTTTCAG AACCGACGGGCTGATTACATATCAATCTTTCTGGAGAAACTTGTATCGTGGGAAGCAGTCAGTTCTAGGCTTGAAATCGCAAAGGCTCGAGCTGCTGAAAGAGAGGAAGcagaagaaaggaagaaaagagaggaagaggagaaaaCATCAGATGGCGAAGTTGAAGAGATTTATGTGGACAACAAGAGTGATGACTCAGAGACTGAATGA
- the LOC117617877 gene encoding cell division cycle 20.2, cofactor of APC complex-like — protein MWELQSDWYSPTRLNSNPITQYDFPGDRFIPNRSLMDLDQARSLLSNRTTPNRNSNFNEVYRKSIEDKLTLDSEGNPFRMLVFRGSPKSNRKSIRCVDLMRQDEAKELDGNGKHHEPRRLPKGEARILDAPNIRNDFYMSTMDWGKNNVIAIALGKDLFLWNAENREVHKLLQVDDLNDFPSSVAWSQDAKTVAVGFRRSKLQLWDAETSKLVRSLENHKDRIASITWNGHTLTSGSRDKSIINHDVRAGSNVTCRLRTHTEEVCGLKWSGEGNVLASGGNENLLYIWDSSKMNSQRFLFRLKDHRAAVKALAWCPYQSEVLASGAGTKDGCIKIWNTKKGTCIKSIATEAQVCGLEWNRHHKEIMSGHGYSASELIKNQLCLWRYPSMEKVGSLNRYTSRVLHLSQSPDGLTVVSAVADGSLRFLEVFGPPSIDKSRISPLDGLLSLKISPIR, from the exons ATGTGGGAACTTCAATCGGATTGGTACTCCCCTACTCGCCTGAACAGCAACCCCATTACCCAATACGACTTTCCG GGAGATCGGTTTATACCCAATAGGAGTTTGATGGATCTTGATCAAGCCCGCAGTTTACTGTCAAACAGGACAACACCAAACCGGAACTCGAATTTCAAT GAGGTGTACAGGAAGAGCATAGAGGACAAACTGACTTTGGATTCAGAAGGGAACCCATTTAGGATGTTGGTTTTTAGGGGAAGTCCAAAATCAAACAGAAAGTCCATTCGTTGTGTTGATCTGATGCGACAGGATGAGGCAAAGGAATTGGATGGTAATGGTAAACACCATGAGCCTCGAAGATTGCCTAAG GGGGAAGCTAGAATTCTGGATGCaccaaacataagaaatgACTTTTACATGAGCACCATGGATTGGGGGAAGAACAATGTCATTGCAATTGCTTTAGGCAAAGATTTATTCCTTTGGAACGCAGAGAACCGAGAGGTTCATAAGCTGTTGCAAGTTGATGATCTGAATGATTTTCCATCAAGTGTAGCCTGGTCTCAAGATGCCAAAACTGTAGCAGTTGGATTTAGGCGTTCAAAGCTCCAACTGTGGGATGCTGAGACTTCTAAGCTT GTTAGAAGCCTAGAAAACCACAAGGACAGGATAGCAAGCATTACATGGAATGGCCACACATTAACATCCGGCAGCCGCGACAAGTCCATCATCAACCATGATG TCAGAGCAGGAAGCAATGTGACTTGCCGTTTACGGACACACACTGAAGAAGTCTGTGGTTTGAAATGGTCAGGAGAAGGCAATGTATTGGCAAGCGGCGGCAATGAAAATCTTCTGTACATATGGGACTCTTCCAAAATGAACTCACAGAGATTCTTGTTTCGTCTTAAAGACCATCGTGCTGCAGTCAAGGCCCTTGCATGGTGTCCTTATCAGTCTGAAGTGCTAGCCTCCGGGGCAGGCACGAAAGATGGGTGTATTAAGATATGGAACACaaaaaagggaacctgcatcAAAAGCATTGCTACCGAAGCTCAG GTTTGTGGACTGGAGTGGAACAGGCATCACAAGGAGATAATGAGTGGCCATGGCTATAGTGCAAGCGAGCTCATCAAGAATCAGCTCTGCCTTTGGAGGTATCCCTCCATGGAAAAAGTCGGAAGCTTGAATCGCTACACATCCAGAGTCCTTCATCTTTCTCAG AGCCCTGATGGGTTAACTGTGGTATCAGCTGTGGCAGATGGCTCTCTTCGATTTTTGGAGGTCTTTGGACCACCAAGCATTGACAAATCAAGGATCTCCCCTCTGGATGGTCTATTGTCTCTTAAGATTTCTCCCATAAGATGA